From a region of the Pseudanabaena sp. ABRG5-3 genome:
- a CDS encoding N-6 DNA methylase: MSRLLVTQYQAEVEKIIRYGGSKKETSIRNAFERLLNDYCKPRNYLLVPELDFKTKFNTTVFPDGTIKDAIRLEHGWWESKDEYDKLDLEIEKKFEKGYPDENILFEDSQNAVLIQNSREVGRVAMRDADALDRLLNIFVDYERPEVRDFRAAITKFKEDIPNILEKLRETIQVAEKENQQFRDRRNAFLEVCRQSINPEIEIFDVHEMLIQHILTEDIFTNIFHESQFHRENNIARELSAMIDTFFTGTTRRNTLKSIEYYYAVIRRSSENIANHHEKQKFLKALYENFYKAYNPKAADRLGIVYTPNEIVRFMIESADHLVHKHFGKLLSDEGVEILDPCTGTGTYVTELIEYLPAHKLEHKYKHEIHCNEMAILPYYIANLNIEFTYAQKMNKYEEFKNICLVDTLDHCGFEGKQFDLFAMSVQNTARIQNQNDRKISVIIGNPPYNAWQENFNQNNANRVYGQIDKQIKATYIKQGTAQNQIAVYDMYTRFYRWASDRLGKNGLVAFITNRSFIDSQTFDGLRRCLADEFDYIYIVDTQSDVRSNPKISGTKNNVFGIQTGVAIMFLVKVHK, from the coding sequence ATGTCAAGATTGCTGGTTACACAGTATCAGGCGGAGGTTGAAAAAATTATTCGCTATGGTGGCTCGAAAAAAGAAACCAGCATTCGCAATGCTTTTGAGCGCTTATTGAATGATTATTGTAAGCCTCGCAATTATTTACTGGTTCCTGAATTGGACTTTAAGACTAAGTTCAATACAACCGTTTTTCCTGATGGCACGATTAAGGATGCGATTAGGTTGGAGCATGGCTGGTGGGAAAGTAAGGATGAATACGACAAGCTGGATCTAGAAATTGAGAAGAAGTTTGAGAAGGGCTATCCCGATGAAAATATTTTGTTTGAGGATTCTCAAAATGCGGTCTTAATCCAGAATAGCCGTGAGGTGGGGCGAGTGGCGATGCGGGATGCGGATGCGCTCGATCGCCTGTTAAATATTTTTGTCGATTATGAACGTCCAGAGGTAAGAGACTTTCGGGCGGCGATTACGAAATTTAAGGAAGACATTCCCAATATTCTTGAAAAATTACGCGAGACGATTCAGGTTGCGGAGAAGGAAAATCAACAGTTTCGCGATCGCCGCAATGCGTTTTTAGAGGTATGTCGGCAGTCGATTAATCCTGAGATTGAGATTTTTGATGTGCATGAGATGTTAATTCAGCACATTCTCACTGAGGATATTTTTACAAATATTTTCCATGAGTCGCAGTTTCATCGGGAGAATAATATTGCGCGTGAGTTGTCGGCGATGATCGATACGTTTTTTACAGGAACGACGCGCCGTAACACGTTGAAGAGTATTGAGTATTACTATGCGGTGATTCGCCGTAGTTCGGAGAATATTGCTAATCATCATGAGAAGCAGAAGTTCCTGAAGGCTCTCTATGAGAATTTTTACAAGGCTTATAATCCGAAGGCGGCGGATCGGTTGGGAATTGTGTACACGCCCAATGAGATTGTGCGATTTATGATCGAGAGTGCGGATCATTTGGTGCATAAGCATTTTGGGAAGTTGCTATCGGATGAGGGGGTGGAGATTCTCGATCCTTGTACGGGGACGGGAACCTATGTAACGGAGTTGATTGAGTATTTGCCCGCGCATAAGTTGGAGCATAAGTATAAGCATGAGATTCATTGTAATGAGATGGCGATTCTGCCCTATTACATTGCGAATTTGAATATTGAGTTTACCTATGCTCAGAAGATGAATAAGTATGAGGAGTTTAAGAATATTTGTCTGGTGGATACGCTGGATCATTGTGGGTTTGAGGGGAAGCAGTTTGATTTGTTTGCGATGAGTGTGCAGAATACGGCTAGGATTCAGAATCAGAACGATCGCAAGATTTCGGTGATTATTGGCAATCCGCCTTACAACGCATGGCAAGAGAATTTCAATCAAAATAATGCGAATCGGGTTTATGGACAAATAGATAAACAGATTAAGGCGACTTACATCAAGCAGGGAACGGCGCAAAATCAAATTGCTGTCTATGATATGTATACGCGGTTCTATCGGTGGGCAAGCGATCGCCTTGGCAAGAATGGTTTAGTTGCGTTTATCACCAATCGCTCGTTTATTGATTCGCAAACATTTGATGGATTGCGTAGATGTTTGGCAGATGAGTTTGATTATATTTACATTGTTGATACGCAGTCAGATGTGAGGAGTAATCCTAAAATTTCTGGAACGAAAAACAATGTCTTTGGTATTCAAACTGGTGTCGCTATAATGTTTTTAGTGAAAGTTCATAAATAA
- a CDS encoding Npun_F5749 family FMN-dependent PPOX-type flavoprotein, translated as MWRSHLARSLHQHRNQPEAKFLQLATVGLDQRPRNRTVVFRGFLENGDRFQTPLQDCLKIVTDIRSQKPAQINANPWAEASWYFPKTRSQFRISGKLLLIDQDCPNAELQSARNKTWQALSDPARIQFSWPYPKEARVHFPKTEPPDPEKPLSSFCLILLEPTEVDRLELRGNPQNRYLYFRDDQGNWKEQEVNP; from the coding sequence ATGTGGCGATCGCATTTAGCTCGAAGTTTACATCAACACCGCAATCAGCCTGAAGCTAAGTTTTTACAGCTAGCAACCGTAGGACTCGATCAACGTCCACGCAACCGTACCGTTGTATTTCGCGGCTTTCTCGAAAACGGCGATCGCTTCCAAACTCCTCTACAAGATTGTCTCAAAATTGTTACCGATATTCGTAGCCAAAAACCTGCTCAAATTAATGCCAATCCTTGGGCGGAGGCAAGCTGGTATTTTCCGAAAACGCGATCGCAGTTTCGGATTTCAGGAAAGTTGTTATTGATCGATCAGGATTGCCCTAATGCAGAATTGCAATCTGCTCGTAATAAAACATGGCAAGCTCTGTCAGATCCCGCAAGAATTCAATTTTCATGGCCCTATCCTAAAGAGGCAAGGGTACATTTCCCGAAAACAGAGCCACCCGATCCTGAAAAGCCATTATCTTCTTTTTGTTTAATTTTATTAGAGCCTACGGAAGTCGATCGCCTCGAATTACGCGGCAATCCCCAAAATCGCTATCTATATTTTCGTGATGATCAAGGTAATTGGAAAGAGCAGGAAGTCAACCCTTAA